In the Candidatus Methylomirabilota bacterium genome, ACCGTGGGCTGCGGCGCCTCGACGCGCTGCCAGACGGTCAGGCCCGACGCGGCCGGATTCGCCGCGCGGAAGGCGTCGACGAGGCCGGTGCCGTTGGCGAGCGCAGCGATCGCCGGCGACCCGTCGGTGGCGTTGAAATCACCCATCACGATCGACGGCAGCGTCCCGCGCCGGGCGGCGACCAGCTCGGCGATGCGCCGGTGCTGGCACGGATCGCGCGAGGTGTGGGTAGAGAACGCCTGCAGCGGACCCCACGGCGTCCGTAGCTCGGCGCGGAGGAGCACGCGCGGATCGAAATAGCGCTGGCAACGGGGCAGGTCCCAGGCCTCCCAGGCCGCGATGGGAAAGCGGCTGAGGATGGCCGGCCCCTCGTTGAAGTTCAGCAGCCAGGCGACGGCGCTCCCCAGAAACCGCAGCGGGAAGACCCGGGAGGTGGCGGGCGCGTGAACATATTGGAGACCGAGCTGCCGCGCCAGACGCTCGGCCACGTTGCCGCGCCCGCGGCCGGTGGAGGCTTCCTGGAGGGCGACCACGTCCGGGTCGAGCGCGCGCAGTTCGTGGACCACCATCTCCAGGCGCAGGTCGAGGCGTTGCCCGTCCCCGCGCAGGCCCGAGGACGCGCCTCCGTGCAGAAGATTGAAGGTGACGACCCG is a window encoding:
- a CDS encoding endonuclease/exonuclease/phosphatase family protein; this encodes RVVTFNLLHGGASSGLRGDGQRLDLRLEMVVHELRALDPDVVALQEASTGRGRGNVAERLARQLGLQYVHAPATSRVFPLRFLGSAVAWLLNFNEGPAILSRFPIAAWEAWDLPRCQRYFDPRVLLRAELRTPWGPLQAFSTHTSRDPCQHRRIAELVAARRGTLPSIVMGDFNATDGSPAIAALANGTGLVDAFRAANPAASGLTVWQRVEAPQPTVFRRVDFVFVLPGREAEGRVRSSRVVLDTPRRLPDGTTLWPSDHYGVLAEVEVGARRW